ACCTTTCTTAACACTGACGCTCTTCATATGACCGTAGGTGGTTTTGAATCCATTTTTATGGTTAATAATTACTGCATTACCTAATCCACCTGACTTATAACCAGCGAACTCAATAACACCTTCATCAGCAGCAAGGATATTGCTCTTGCCGATTATATCTATTCCCTTATGCATCCGGCCCCATCTGGTGCCTTGATAGCTAGTAATCCGTGCTCCCATAACAGGCCAAGAGAATTTACCCGAGCCTTCGCCGCGAATAACCTTAGTACCTTTAAGAATAATTGTGGCAGTAGGAGCCTGAAGAATCGTCTGAGAAACCTGCTCTTCCTCAATGAGAGAACCATTTCGCTTAAGTAAGCGGTAAGTTACCTGCTGCTTACCCTTGGTGCCTTCTTTAAGAACCTTTTGCTGACCTAGCTTCATTGAATCGCTTTTCTGATATTCGATTGGCGGCTCTATATCTTCAATCTCTGTTACTTCTTCTTCCGAATTTACACTTAAGAGAGGCGGTTCATCTACTGAGAGGTCCAGCACATCTCCAATTTTAATCATATCACCCTTGATCCACTTGTTGTTGCTAAGAATGAGCTCTTCGGTAACATCCATCTTAGCCGCGATACAGCCTAAGCAATCGCCCTTCTGGACTGTATATTTCCTTGGAACGGGTTCACCCTCTGTAAGCTTGCGAAACAGCTCATCCGGATCTGATAGCTGCGAGGCTTCAATATCCGCGGGAATCGTCTTAACCTGTTCCACAAAGCTCACTGAAGTTACTGTTCGTTGCGGTTTCACATCCGCCGCATTCGTTGCCGATGAGGTTGCCTTCACCGATAACGATGTTACTTCTGGTGCGGCTTTCTTAACGGTTAGCTTCGCTGGCACATATTTATTTTTCACCCGTTGTAGAATGGCCTTCGCTGTTTTCTCATCGCGAACGATTCCTA
This portion of the Cohnella abietis genome encodes:
- a CDS encoding peptidoglycan DD-metalloendopeptidase family protein; the protein is MADFRGMDRIREMIAAARQSFRHVRFKQLKGMTTTSNSTQPIRSNRLRNYRQPLILTACGIIALVAIGVGGYKYVQAHSVDYYSVLLDGKPVGEISSQQKVDELLVAKAAELEKADTPVRSVLNENQVTYTLERAYKKKTDDDATLTRLSEMLLTHPIGVKLVIDGEEVGIVRDEKTAKAILQRVKNKYVPAKLTVKKAAPEVTSLSVKATSSATNAADVKPQRTVTSVSFVEQVKTIPADIEASQLSDPDELFRKLTEGEPVPRKYTVQKGDCLGCIAAKMDVTEELILSNNKWIKGDMIKIGDVLDLSVDEPPLLSVNSEEEVTEIEDIEPPIEYQKSDSMKLGQQKVLKEGTKGKQQVTYRLLKRNGSLIEEEQVSQTILQAPTATIILKGTKVIRGEGSGKFSWPVMGARITSYQGTRWGRMHKGIDIIGKSNILAADEGVIEFAGYKSGGLGNAVIINHKNGFKTTYGHMKSVSVKKGQIVQKGDVIGIMGSTGHSTGTHLHFEVYLNNKLKNPTSYL